The following proteins are co-located in the Dyadobacter chenwenxiniae genome:
- a CDS encoding efflux RND transporter periplasmic adaptor subunit — MKNFRWFLLALPCLLAYGCSSENKGDSKKETAIPTIPVTELFPQKTQVHREYVGDIHAIRNVEIYARVKGYLEEVYVDEGKEVRKGQTLFRINNEEYQAQLASAKANLQSAIAEAKGAELELKRVKLLVEKNVIAKSEVEVAEAKLAAVNARIEEARSEKSKAAIHLAQTEIKAPFDGIVDRIPHKMGSLIDEGTLLTTLSDTKSVFAYFNVSENEYLEYVKARGKAESATVVELELADGSYFKQKGTVETMEGAFDEGTGSIAFRARFRNPDKLLKHGSTGTIRLTNTVDNAILVPQKAAFEIQDKNFVYVLGKDNVIKTRSFIPKSRLAGYYVVKSGLQSGETIVYEGLQGLKDGATITPKNIPSDSLNVKAAKIELTAR; from the coding sequence ATGAAGAATTTCAGATGGTTTCTGCTTGCCCTGCCATGTCTGCTTGCGTACGGTTGCAGCTCCGAAAATAAAGGCGATTCAAAAAAAGAAACCGCTATCCCCACCATTCCTGTTACAGAATTATTCCCTCAGAAAACACAGGTCCATCGCGAGTATGTAGGTGATATTCACGCCATTCGCAATGTTGAAATATATGCCCGCGTCAAAGGTTATCTGGAAGAAGTTTATGTAGATGAAGGCAAAGAAGTTCGAAAAGGGCAAACCTTGTTCCGGATCAATAACGAGGAATATCAGGCGCAGCTGGCATCTGCAAAAGCAAATCTCCAGAGCGCCATTGCAGAAGCGAAAGGCGCTGAGCTTGAACTGAAAAGGGTAAAATTGCTGGTTGAAAAGAATGTAATCGCCAAATCGGAAGTGGAAGTTGCAGAAGCAAAGCTCGCAGCCGTGAATGCAAGGATCGAAGAAGCACGTTCCGAAAAATCAAAAGCAGCCATTCACCTGGCACAAACGGAAATCAAAGCGCCGTTTGATGGCATAGTGGACCGAATTCCGCATAAAATGGGCAGCCTTATTGATGAGGGAACATTACTGACCACACTCTCCGATACAAAAAGTGTTTTTGCGTATTTCAATGTGTCTGAAAATGAATATCTGGAATATGTAAAAGCCCGTGGGAAGGCAGAAAGTGCAACGGTGGTTGAACTGGAACTGGCAGACGGTTCTTATTTCAAGCAAAAAGGAACGGTGGAAACAATGGAGGGCGCTTTTGACGAAGGAACCGGCTCTATTGCATTCCGGGCCCGTTTTCGAAATCCTGACAAATTGCTGAAACACGGATCGACAGGAACTATCAGACTTACAAACACCGTGGATAACGCCATACTGGTCCCGCAGAAGGCCGCATTTGAAATACAGGATAAGAACTTTGTATATGTTTTGGGAAAAGATAATGTAATCAAAACGCGCAGTTTTATACCAAAATCGCGGCTTGCAGGATATTATGTAGTAAAATCGGGTTTGCAATCAGGCGAAACCATTGTTTATGAAGGACTTCAGGGATTGAAAGACGGCGCGACGATTACGCCCAAAAACATTCCATCAGACAGCCTGAATGTAAAGGCAGCCAAAATAGAGCTGACCGCGCGCTAG
- a CDS encoding carboxy terminal-processing peptidase, with protein MKKYLITLIPVVLLGWQRGPVQEKAAIVPAAEVSMDEDIKPIPAQFKAEELTTRILSSYHYRKTRLSDSLSAAIFDKYIDGIDHGKLYFLASDLKDFDQYKNSFDDYLQKRELDVPFAMYNVFRKRYKERSDYIQTLLKEPKPFDYTTDESMDTDREKAAWARSTDELNDTWRKYLKSEALDLKLSGKADTAVVTTLRDRYKNRDRALGRIRTEQVFQMFMNAYAESMDPHTSYMAPTSADRFKQEMSQSLEGIGALLREEDNYIKIVEVIPGGPAFKGKQLKKEDKIIAVAQGDEGKMVDIVGWFVDDAVKLIKGPKSTVVRLQVISADAISGTPPKEYRLVREKIKLEEQRAKSEIVSINNANKEYKIGVIDIPLFYRDFEGAQHKEKEFSSTTRDVQKLITELQGSNVDGIVIDLRNNGGGSLTEAVSLTGLFINRGPVVQVKEGQGEVEVQSDNDPAIAYDGPMAVMVNRFSASASEIFAAAIQDYKRGIVVGEQTYGKGTVQTLIDLNQWVPKETDQLGQVKLTVAKFYRINGSSTQLKGVMPDLELPTAFKTNEYGEGSQPSALPWDQIASSRYEPTNNINAKVVDQLKSKYNARLKSDEELKTLVKTLNEFKEARENKVVSLQESKRKVERDEAEKKRLAMKQLGEDNADGDEEEEDGKAVEAPKEVKKKKDIYLTETSRMLADLIVISKEPSLAGTKKK; from the coding sequence ATGAAAAAGTACTTAATCACGCTTATACCGGTAGTATTACTGGGCTGGCAGAGAGGGCCTGTTCAGGAAAAAGCGGCAATTGTACCGGCCGCTGAAGTGTCAATGGATGAGGATATCAAGCCTATTCCTGCTCAGTTTAAAGCGGAGGAGCTTACAACCCGGATTCTTTCCAGTTACCATTACAGAAAGACCCGGCTGAGCGACTCACTTTCAGCAGCGATTTTTGATAAGTACATCGATGGAATAGATCATGGAAAGCTGTATTTCCTGGCCAGCGATCTGAAAGATTTTGATCAATACAAAAATTCATTCGATGATTATCTTCAAAAGAGAGAATTGGATGTGCCTTTTGCGATGTACAATGTTTTCAGAAAGCGTTACAAAGAACGGAGCGACTACATTCAGACATTGCTGAAAGAGCCAAAACCATTTGATTATACGACAGATGAATCCATGGACACAGATCGCGAAAAAGCGGCCTGGGCGAGGAGCACGGATGAGTTGAATGACACGTGGCGCAAATATCTTAAAAGCGAAGCGCTGGATCTGAAATTGTCGGGAAAAGCGGATACAGCGGTTGTAACAACTTTAAGAGACCGTTACAAAAACCGCGACCGTGCATTAGGGCGCATTCGTACGGAGCAGGTTTTTCAGATGTTCATGAATGCTTATGCTGAGTCTATGGACCCGCATACAAGCTATATGGCTCCAACTTCTGCAGACCGTTTCAAACAGGAAATGAGCCAGTCGTTGGAAGGAATCGGAGCATTGCTTCGTGAGGAAGATAATTATATCAAAATCGTTGAAGTAATCCCTGGCGGTCCGGCATTTAAAGGAAAGCAGCTTAAAAAAGAGGATAAAATCATTGCAGTTGCTCAAGGTGACGAGGGCAAAATGGTGGACATTGTTGGCTGGTTTGTAGATGATGCGGTTAAGCTTATTAAAGGACCAAAGTCAACCGTTGTTAGACTTCAAGTGATTTCTGCAGATGCCATTTCAGGCACTCCTCCAAAGGAATACAGACTGGTTCGTGAAAAGATCAAATTGGAAGAGCAACGTGCTAAGAGTGAGATTGTATCGATTAACAATGCCAATAAAGAATACAAAATAGGTGTAATTGATATTCCGCTCTTCTATCGCGACTTTGAAGGCGCGCAACACAAAGAGAAAGAATTTTCAAGCACTACACGTGACGTTCAAAAGCTGATCACCGAATTACAGGGATCCAATGTGGACGGAATTGTGATTGACCTGAGAAATAATGGCGGTGGTTCTTTGACTGAAGCAGTTTCTCTGACAGGTTTGTTTATTAACAGAGGGCCGGTTGTACAGGTTAAGGAAGGTCAGGGAGAGGTTGAAGTGCAGTCTGATAATGATCCAGCAATAGCTTATGATGGCCCTATGGCTGTTATGGTGAACCGTTTCAGCGCTTCGGCATCTGAGATTTTTGCGGCAGCGATCCAGGATTACAAACGGGGAATCGTCGTGGGAGAGCAGACATACGGTAAAGGAACCGTTCAAACATTGATAGACCTGAACCAGTGGGTGCCAAAAGAGACAGACCAGTTGGGACAAGTGAAACTGACCGTTGCTAAATTTTACAGAATTAACGGGAGCAGCACGCAGTTGAAGGGTGTTATGCCAGACCTGGAATTGCCAACTGCATTCAAAACGAATGAATATGGCGAAGGTTCTCAGCCAAGTGCTTTGCCTTGGGACCAGATTGCATCTTCGCGCTATGAGCCCACCAACAACATTAATGCGAAAGTGGTGGACCAGCTGAAAAGCAAATACAATGCGCGTTTGAAGTCGGACGAAGAATTGAAAACATTGGTAAAAACGCTGAATGAGTTCAAAGAAGCCCGCGAGAACAAAGTGGTTTCTTTACAAGAATCTAAACGCAAAGTTGAGCGCGACGAAGCTGAGAAGAAAAGACTGGCAATGAAGCAGCTTGGTGAAGATAATGCGGATGGTGACGAAGAGGAAGAAGACGGTAAAGCCGTTGAAGCCCCGAAAGAGGTTAAGAAAAAGAAAGACATTTACCTGACCGAAACCAGCCGCATGCTAGCCGACTTGATCGTAATCTCAAAAGAGCCGAGCTTGGCAGGGACTAAGAAAAAGTAA
- a CDS encoding FKBP-type peptidyl-prolyl cis-trans isomerase, with translation MYKLEKTILAALVAGVLVTSEGAAQTIKKTAKPAATVKKAPGTPVKAAATPAVLKNKMDSLSAAIGVSFSNSLSSQGITDINTEILTKTINASLKGGKTAFTPEDANKFIGEYFQKITEEKGAVFKIEGEKFLEENKKKEGVVTTESGLQYQIIKTGEGPKPAATDKVKTHYHGTLTNGTVFDSSVDRGEPVEFPVNGVIKGWTEALQLMPVGSKWKLFIPYQLAYGERAAGPQIPAYSALVFEVELLEIVK, from the coding sequence ATGTACAAATTAGAAAAAACCATTTTAGCAGCCTTAGTAGCAGGAGTTTTAGTAACATCGGAAGGCGCAGCACAGACTATCAAAAAAACAGCAAAACCGGCAGCAACAGTTAAGAAGGCTCCGGGCACACCAGTAAAAGCAGCAGCAACCCCTGCCGTACTCAAAAATAAAATGGATTCTTTGTCTGCCGCCATCGGCGTAAGCTTCTCAAATTCATTAAGTTCTCAGGGAATTACAGACATTAATACAGAGATTCTTACAAAAACCATCAATGCGTCGCTTAAAGGTGGCAAAACAGCATTTACGCCAGAAGATGCCAATAAGTTTATTGGTGAATATTTTCAAAAGATAACCGAAGAAAAAGGAGCCGTGTTTAAAATAGAAGGAGAGAAATTCCTGGAGGAAAATAAGAAAAAAGAAGGCGTGGTTACAACAGAAAGTGGTCTTCAATATCAGATCATTAAAACTGGGGAAGGACCAAAGCCAGCCGCAACTGATAAAGTGAAAACCCACTATCATGGCACATTAACCAATGGAACGGTTTTTGACAGTTCGGTGGACAGAGGCGAGCCCGTAGAGTTTCCGGTTAACGGTGTGATTAAAGGGTGGACAGAAGCGTTACAGCTTATGCCGGTTGGTTCAAAATGGAAATTATTTATTCCTTATCAACTTGCTTACGGTGAGCGTGCAGCAGGCCCTCAGATTCCGGCATATTCGGCGCTGGTGTTTGAGGTTGAATTATTAGAAATTGTTAAATAG
- a CDS encoding efflux RND transporter permease subunit, which yields MFQKFIERPVLSLVISIFITLLGLFALADLPVSQFPDIVPPSVVVTATYTGANSEVGVDAVAVPLERAINGVPGMTYMTSVSGNDGVTTITISFNVGIDPDLAAVNVQNRVQTVIDELPEEVIKAGVTTEKEVNSMLMYLDIMSSDTSVAEDFVYNFADINLLKELKRIDGVGRAVIMGSRDYSMRVWLKPDRMNGYNISADDVVKAIREQNVVAAPGKTGVSSGREVQALQYVLKYTGKLFEPAQYENIVLRSNPDGSMLKLKDVADIEFGTLEYDMASKSNGKPSASIMLKQRPGSNAQEVIANVKKKVAELKETTFPPGMDYMVSYDVSRFLDASIHEVVRTLIEAFILVIIIVYIFLQDFRSTLIPALAVPVALVGTFAFMQLFGFSINLLTLFALVLAIGIVVDNAIVVVEAVHAKMAEKHLDAREATIESMKEMSGAIIAITLVMSAVFVPVTFMSGPVGIFYRQFSITLAISIVISGINALTLTPALCALMLKNTHGQPSKNTLLDKFFAGFNKGYDGISAKYRKLLGMIVNRRVVTIGLLIAFCVATYGINTVLPTGFIPTEDQGVINVNVTTPVAATVERTEAVLDEIQKVAKGLDAVESVSSLSGYSLITESAGSSYGMAMINLKPWDERTASVQDIISEMEAKTKHITDAEIQFFPPPTVPGFGNSSGFELRVQDRTGSDDLQKTAEITNKFVKDLMDSPEIASAFSSFDASFPQYMIHVDPDIAAKKGVSVDVAMSTLQTLIGSLYASNFIRFGQMYKVMVQADPSFRKNPEDILKLYVKNNRGEMVPFSTFIRLERVYGPELLTRYNMYTSAMINGDAAPGFSSGDAIKAVERVAAASLPRGFTYEWSGMTREEILSGDQAIYIFGVCLIFVYLLLAAQYESFLLPLPVILSLPTGIFGSFLALKLMGLENNIYAQVSLVMLIGLLGKNAILIVEYAIIRQKEGRSVIEATLEGATERLRPILMTSLAFIAGLIPLVMASGAGAIGNRSIGTAAAGGMLIGTLFGVIIIPGLYVLFASMVKPKKPKVAKKHAEVVLE from the coding sequence ATGTTTCAAAAATTTATAGAGCGGCCGGTGTTATCACTGGTCATCTCAATCTTCATAACCTTACTAGGGCTTTTTGCGCTCGCAGACTTACCCGTTTCACAGTTTCCGGACATTGTGCCGCCATCGGTTGTTGTAACCGCAACCTACACGGGTGCCAATTCCGAGGTCGGAGTGGATGCTGTTGCCGTGCCGCTCGAACGTGCGATAAATGGTGTACCGGGCATGACTTACATGACCAGCGTTTCCGGTAACGACGGTGTGACAACCATTACGATTTCATTTAATGTGGGCATTGACCCGGATCTGGCGGCTGTAAACGTGCAAAACCGCGTCCAGACCGTTATTGACGAACTCCCGGAAGAAGTAATTAAGGCCGGTGTAACCACAGAAAAGGAAGTAAACAGCATGCTGATGTATCTGGATATTATGAGTTCGGATACATCTGTGGCTGAGGACTTTGTATACAACTTTGCCGACATTAACCTGCTCAAAGAGCTGAAAAGGATTGACGGCGTGGGCCGCGCCGTGATCATGGGAAGCCGCGACTATTCTATGCGTGTTTGGCTAAAACCCGACCGGATGAATGGTTACAATATTTCGGCGGACGACGTTGTTAAAGCGATCCGCGAGCAGAATGTTGTGGCCGCGCCAGGTAAGACGGGCGTAAGCTCAGGTCGGGAAGTGCAAGCGCTTCAATATGTGTTAAAATACACCGGAAAGCTGTTTGAGCCGGCTCAATACGAAAATATTGTCCTACGTTCCAACCCTGACGGTTCCATGTTAAAATTGAAGGATGTGGCTGATATTGAGTTTGGTACACTGGAATACGATATGGCATCCAAGTCCAATGGCAAGCCCTCGGCATCCATCATGCTGAAACAGCGGCCCGGTTCCAATGCCCAGGAAGTAATTGCAAATGTGAAAAAGAAAGTGGCCGAACTCAAAGAGACCACCTTCCCTCCCGGCATGGATTATATGGTTTCGTACGACGTTTCCCGCTTTCTGGATGCCTCCATTCACGAGGTTGTGCGCACATTGATCGAAGCGTTTATCCTGGTAATCATCATTGTTTACATTTTCTTGCAGGACTTCCGCTCAACCCTTATTCCAGCCCTTGCTGTGCCTGTTGCATTGGTGGGAACCTTCGCATTCATGCAGTTATTTGGTTTTTCTATCAACCTGCTCACCTTGTTTGCGCTAGTTCTGGCCATCGGGATTGTCGTAGATAATGCCATTGTCGTCGTCGAGGCCGTCCATGCAAAGATGGCCGAAAAACACCTGGATGCGCGCGAAGCGACCATTGAATCGATGAAAGAAATGAGCGGCGCGATCATTGCAATTACGCTGGTAATGTCTGCGGTGTTCGTTCCGGTGACATTTATGTCGGGCCCGGTAGGGATTTTCTACCGCCAGTTTTCCATCACACTCGCCATTTCTATTGTCATTTCAGGGATCAATGCATTGACATTAACGCCCGCACTTTGCGCCTTAATGCTGAAAAATACGCATGGACAACCGTCTAAAAACACATTACTGGACAAATTTTTCGCGGGTTTCAACAAAGGTTACGACGGCATTTCAGCGAAATACAGAAAACTGCTGGGCATGATCGTGAATAGACGCGTGGTAACAATCGGGCTTTTGATCGCGTTCTGCGTTGCGACTTACGGCATTAACACAGTCCTCCCGACTGGTTTTATTCCGACAGAAGATCAGGGCGTGATCAATGTAAATGTTACTACGCCCGTTGCTGCTACTGTTGAGAGGACTGAGGCTGTTTTGGATGAAATTCAAAAAGTGGCGAAAGGGTTGGACGCTGTTGAGTCTGTTTCATCACTTTCGGGATACAGCCTGATTACGGAATCTGCTGGTTCTTCTTATGGTATGGCCATGATCAACCTGAAACCCTGGGACGAGCGAACCGCTTCAGTTCAAGACATAATATCCGAAATGGAGGCGAAGACCAAGCACATTACCGATGCGGAGATCCAGTTCTTCCCACCTCCTACCGTGCCTGGATTTGGTAATTCAAGCGGCTTCGAGCTTCGTGTGCAAGACCGTACAGGAAGTGACGACCTGCAAAAGACCGCAGAGATTACCAACAAATTTGTCAAAGACCTGATGGATTCCCCGGAAATCGCGAGTGCATTCAGCAGTTTTGACGCCAGTTTCCCGCAGTATATGATCCATGTTGATCCGGACATAGCAGCAAAAAAAGGCGTTTCAGTAGACGTTGCGATGAGCACGCTGCAGACTTTGATAGGAAGCTTATACGCCTCTAACTTTATCCGTTTCGGGCAAATGTATAAAGTGATGGTCCAGGCCGATCCGAGTTTCCGAAAAAATCCTGAGGACATCTTGAAGCTTTATGTCAAAAATAACCGCGGGGAAATGGTGCCGTTCTCTACATTCATTCGTCTCGAAAGGGTTTACGGACCCGAGCTATTGACACGATATAATATGTACACTTCGGCCATGATCAATGGGGATGCGGCGCCTGGTTTTAGCAGCGGGGACGCCATTAAAGCAGTGGAACGCGTTGCGGCTGCGAGCTTGCCGCGTGGCTTTACTTATGAGTGGTCCGGGATGACGCGTGAAGAAATTTTATCGGGCGATCAGGCCATCTACATTTTTGGTGTCTGCCTCATCTTCGTTTACCTGCTTCTGGCGGCACAGTATGAAAGCTTTCTGCTGCCTTTGCCTGTTATTCTCTCTTTGCCAACCGGGATTTTCGGGTCATTCCTGGCATTGAAGTTAATGGGATTAGAAAATAACATTTACGCGCAGGTTTCGCTCGTCATGCTCATTGGCTTACTGGGTAAAAATGCCATTCTGATTGTAGAATATGCCATTATCCGGCAAAAAGAAGGGCGATCAGTCATCGAGGCAACATTGGAAGGAGCCACTGAAAGGCTTCGCCCGATCCTGATGACATCGCTGGCATTCATAGCCGGATTAATTCCTTTGGTAATGGCCTCTGGCGCCGGCGCCATTGGTAACCGCTCTATCGGGACCGCTGCTGCTGGCGGGATGCTGATCGGAACCTTGTTCGGAGTAATTATTATCCCCGGATTGTATGTGCTCTTCGCCAGCATGGTCAAACCAAAGAAACCCAAAGTGGCAAAAAAACACGCAGAAGTCGTTCTCGAATGA
- the atpA gene encoding F0F1 ATP synthase subunit alpha produces the protein MVSVRPDEVSAILREQLAGAKSEAELEEVGTVLQVGDGVARIYGLSQVQAGELLVFENGLKALALNLEEDNVGAVLLGDFSDIKEGATVKRTKEIASVKVGDGIIGRVVNTLAEPIDGNGPLTGDLYEMPLERKAPGVIFRQPVTEPLQTGIKAIDAMIPIGRGQRELIIGDRQTGKTAVAIDTIINQKEYFEKGEPVFCIYVACGQKASTIKGIEATLRRYGAMDYTVIVAAGASDPSPMQFYAPFTGAAIGEFFRDTGRPALVIYDDLSKQAVSYREVSLLLRRPPGREAYPGDVFYLHSRLLERAAKIIADDTIARNMNDLPPSLKGIVKGGGSLTALPIIETQAGDVSAYIPTNVISITDGQIFLESNLFNSGIRPAINVGISVSRVGGNAQIKSMKKVSGTLKLDQAQFRELEAFAKFGSDLDAATKLAIDRGRRNQEVLKQPQYSPVPVEQQVATVYASTKGLLDLVDVNKVKEFEKDFLTVLTTQHKDTLSALRAGKLDNSVTDVVEKVAREVAVKYR, from the coding sequence ATGGTATCTGTTAGACCGGATGAAGTTTCGGCCATCCTGCGCGAACAACTTGCAGGAGCTAAATCAGAAGCAGAACTCGAAGAAGTAGGAACAGTCCTTCAGGTTGGCGACGGTGTTGCCCGCATTTATGGCCTTTCCCAGGTGCAGGCAGGTGAGCTGCTTGTTTTCGAGAACGGCCTTAAAGCCCTCGCGCTTAACCTCGAGGAAGACAACGTCGGAGCCGTGTTGCTGGGTGATTTTAGCGACATCAAGGAAGGAGCCACCGTGAAGCGGACAAAAGAGATCGCTTCTGTAAAGGTTGGAGACGGAATTATAGGCCGCGTTGTAAATACACTCGCTGAACCAATCGACGGAAACGGTCCGTTGACAGGCGACCTTTACGAAATGCCACTCGAGCGTAAAGCGCCCGGGGTAATTTTCCGTCAGCCTGTAACTGAACCCCTTCAGACTGGTATCAAGGCAATCGACGCAATGATCCCCATCGGCCGCGGCCAGCGGGAATTAATCATCGGTGACCGCCAGACAGGTAAGACGGCAGTTGCTATTGATACAATTATTAATCAAAAAGAATATTTCGAAAAAGGCGAGCCTGTATTCTGTATCTACGTAGCCTGCGGACAAAAAGCATCAACCATCAAAGGCATTGAAGCTACACTTCGCCGCTACGGAGCCATGGACTACACGGTAATCGTTGCTGCCGGTGCATCGGATCCTTCACCAATGCAATTTTACGCGCCATTTACAGGTGCAGCAATTGGTGAATTCTTCCGTGATACAGGCCGTCCAGCATTGGTTATCTATGATGACCTTTCAAAACAAGCGGTTTCATATCGTGAAGTTTCCTTGCTACTTCGTCGCCCTCCTGGACGTGAAGCTTATCCAGGTGACGTATTTTATCTGCATAGCCGCCTTTTGGAGCGTGCTGCTAAGATCATCGCTGATGATACGATCGCAAGAAACATGAACGACCTTCCTCCTTCATTGAAAGGAATCGTTAAAGGTGGTGGTTCATTGACCGCTCTTCCAATTATCGAAACACAAGCGGGAGACGTTTCAGCATATATTCCAACAAACGTAATTTCGATTACTGACGGACAGATTTTCCTTGAGTCAAACTTGTTTAACTCCGGTATTCGTCCTGCCATCAACGTGGGTATTTCGGTATCACGTGTGGGTGGTAATGCGCAGATCAAGTCGATGAAGAAGGTTTCAGGAACATTGAAACTGGATCAGGCGCAGTTCCGTGAATTGGAAGCGTTTGCAAAATTCGGTTCGGATCTGGATGCGGCTACAAAACTTGCTATTGACAGAGGTCGTCGTAACCAGGAAGTTTTAAAACAACCTCAATATTCGCCGGTTCCTGTTGAACAACAAGTTGCAACAGTTTATGCTTCAACCAAAGGTTTGCTGGATTTGGTTGACGTAAACAAAGTGAAGGAATTTGAAAAAGATTTCCTTACTGTTTTGACAACGCAACACAAAGACACTTTATCGGCATTGCGTGCTGGAAAATTAGACAACAGCGTAACAGACGTGGTTGAAAAAGTTGCGCGTGAAGTTGCTGTAAAATATCGTTAA
- a CDS encoding efflux transporter outer membrane subunit produces MKTYKIINNFLLVGALAGVAACKLTQPVEQAARINAPQTFAGQTDSTGIAAIQWKTFFQDINLIALIDTALQNNLDLRIAAQRIEMARTNILAAQGAMLPSVSAEVTGGGRKFGDYTMDGVGNYDTNFSENIDADRRLPAPFLPDYFVGLRSAWEIDIWGKLKTQKKAAYNRLLATEKARHAIITGLIAEIASAYYELIALDTEMAIIQKNIALQRSAVETIKIQKEGGRANELGVQQLSAQLINTQSLEVEKQQQIIESENKLNLLLGRFPQPIVRNTILEQTLPQPAQAGVPANMLRRRPDIQQAQFDLLATYSEQQAAQLAFLPSLNITAFLGFNSFKSNLLLNPGSIAYNAIGGLAAPLLNRKALKAGQKRTEAASLEALYTYNKAVLTGFQEVSTSLKKLENNRKINDFKTQEVEVLQQAVVTSKDLFATGYASYLEVITAQRSVLEAELSLTNVQKNQYLALIELYRSLGGGWE; encoded by the coding sequence ATGAAAACATATAAAATCATAAATAACTTCCTGCTCGTGGGCGCCCTCGCAGGTGTGGCCGCGTGTAAACTTACACAACCCGTTGAGCAGGCAGCGCGCATTAATGCACCTCAGACATTTGCTGGCCAAACCGACTCGACAGGAATAGCGGCCATTCAGTGGAAAACATTTTTTCAAGACATTAATCTGATTGCGCTTATTGATACAGCCCTTCAAAACAACCTTGATTTAAGGATTGCTGCGCAAAGAATCGAAATGGCGAGAACGAACATCCTCGCTGCACAGGGCGCTATGCTCCCATCCGTATCGGCAGAGGTTACGGGCGGCGGTCGGAAATTTGGTGACTATACCATGGATGGCGTCGGAAATTATGACACAAATTTTTCAGAGAACATTGACGCAGACCGCAGACTACCCGCTCCTTTCCTGCCCGATTACTTCGTTGGGCTAAGAAGCGCCTGGGAAATTGACATCTGGGGGAAGCTAAAAACGCAGAAAAAAGCCGCCTATAATCGTTTGTTGGCCACAGAAAAAGCGCGCCATGCCATCATCACCGGGCTTATTGCGGAAATTGCAAGTGCTTATTACGAGCTGATAGCGCTGGATACTGAAATGGCAATCATTCAAAAGAATATTGCATTACAACGGTCAGCCGTGGAAACGATCAAGATTCAGAAAGAGGGAGGTCGTGCCAACGAGCTCGGTGTGCAACAACTTAGCGCACAATTGATTAATACGCAGAGTCTTGAAGTTGAGAAACAACAACAAATTATCGAATCCGAAAACAAACTTAATTTGCTGTTAGGCCGTTTTCCGCAACCCATTGTGCGCAACACAATTTTAGAGCAAACACTTCCGCAACCTGCCCAAGCCGGAGTTCCGGCCAATATGCTGAGAAGAAGGCCGGACATTCAGCAAGCTCAATTTGACCTGCTTGCGACATATTCTGAGCAACAGGCAGCGCAACTTGCGTTCCTGCCTTCTTTGAACATTACTGCATTTCTCGGTTTTAACTCATTCAAAAGCAACTTGCTCCTTAACCCCGGATCCATTGCTTATAATGCCATCGGAGGCCTGGCCGCTCCCCTTTTGAACAGAAAAGCATTAAAAGCGGGACAGAAAAGGACAGAAGCAGCCAGCCTGGAAGCATTGTATACTTACAATAAAGCTGTCCTGACCGGCTTTCAGGAAGTAAGTACAAGTCTTAAGAAACTGGAAAACAACAGGAAAATCAATGACTTCAAAACACAGGAAGTGGAAGTGTTGCAGCAGGCAGTAGTAACGTCAAAAGACTTGTTTGCAACGGGTTACGCATCTTATCTGGAAGTAATCACTGCGCAGCGAAGCGTCTTGGAAGCTGAGCTGTCACTAACAAATGTTCAAAAGAATCAATATCTGGCGCTGATCGAGTTATACCGTTCGCTCGGAGGCGGTTGGGAGTAA